In a single window of the Aridibaculum aurantiacum genome:
- a CDS encoding DUF3347 domain-containing protein yields the protein MKNYLFIVLLAVLAACGGSDQPAEEVKKDEPLAQSKNSSRFNQTFGDFLNNYYSLKDALVASNPEQATTAANNMVSSANNIAYDEMKADSNIVLTAKDFTNTITGDAQKLATEADLEAKRKTFQSISDNMYTLLRTVRYDNEIVYQQYCPMAFDDAGAAWLSKTSDIKNPYYGKKMLTCGEVRDSLDFRGK from the coding sequence ATGAAAAACTACCTATTTATTGTTTTGCTTGCAGTTTTAGCCGCTTGTGGCGGAAGTGATCAGCCTGCAGAGGAAGTGAAAAAAGATGAGCCGCTGGCACAAAGCAAGAACAGCTCCCGTTTCAACCAGACCTTTGGTGACTTTCTAAATAACTACTATTCACTGAAAGATGCGTTGGTAGCCAGCAACCCTGAACAGGCTACCACAGCAGCGAATAATATGGTGAGTTCTGCTAATAACATCGCTTACGATGAAATGAAGGCTGATAGCAACATTGTACTTACCGCAAAAGATTTTACTAATACCATAACTGGCGATGCACAAAAATTAGCAACAGAAGCTGACCTGGAAGCTAAAAGAAAAACCTTCCAATCTATAAGCGATAATATGTACACCTTGCTGCGTACGGTTCGCTACGATAATGAAATAGTGTACCAGCAATATTGTCCTATGGCATTTGATGATGCAGGAGCTGCCTGGTTAAGTAAAACCTCTGATATAAAAAATCCATATTACGGTAAGAAAATGCTGACTTGCGGAGAGGTAAGAGACTCTCTTGACTTCAGGGGCAAATAA
- a CDS encoding TonB-dependent receptor codes for MRYWVAMMLVVISQLVYGQEKVTINGYIKDTLSGETLIGASLNVNGVTRGVTSNQYGFYSLTLPKGKYTFTCTFVGYLPVDTTIELSGNTNLTFNLFPNNVIFETVTVTGRRRDNNVKTAQMGKIDLSMETVKSVPALLGEVDVLKVLQLLPGVRNAGEGNAGFYVRGGGPDQNLILLDDAVVYNSGHLFGFFSVFNSDAIKNVSLIKGGMPSQYGGRLSSVVDVTLKEGNMNKTQIDAGIGAIASRFSIQGPIVKDKASYIVSARRTYIDVLTKPFLSKDSDFRGSGYYFYDLNLKMNYIVSEKDRVYLSGYFGRDVFNYNNNRRGFNTNIPWGNSTATFRWNHVFNRKLFSNVSLVYNDYNFAFAATQNDFRIKLSSGIRDLNAKFDFDYFASPKHKVKFGGLYTHHTFFPNILTAEQGATTFTPNNANKKYANEYALYIQDDWDVSDKVKLNYGLRYGAFQQVGRYMSYKKDVNGNKTDSTFFGSGETVKLYGGLEPRATLRYSLNDYSSLKFAVSRNLQYIHLVSNSGTTLPTDLWVPSTENVKPQISWQYAAGYFRNFANSMFETSVELYYKNMQNQIEYREGYTPSLSDPEQDFTFGRGWSYGAEFFVNKVKGRFTGWVGYTLSWTWRRFPFLNNNEKFPSKFDRRHDMSVVGTYEINKKWKLSSVFIYGTGNAVTVPERFYFINGILTQENGRINSYRLAPYHRLDFSATYAPTPKKNRKFQSNWVFSIYNVYSRQNPYFIYFNQSGSPATGNLKIDATQVSLFPIIPSVTWNVKI; via the coding sequence ATGCGTTATTGGGTAGCAATGATGCTGGTTGTGATTTCACAACTGGTATATGGACAAGAAAAGGTGACCATCAATGGTTACATCAAAGACACGCTATCTGGTGAAACGCTGATAGGTGCCAGCCTGAATGTAAATGGTGTTACACGTGGTGTAACCAGTAACCAATACGGATTTTACTCGCTCACTTTACCAAAAGGCAAATACACCTTTACCTGCACTTTCGTTGGTTACCTGCCTGTGGATACTACCATAGAACTTTCAGGTAATACCAATCTTACTTTCAACCTGTTTCCCAACAATGTAATTTTTGAAACAGTGACGGTAACCGGCCGCCGCCGCGACAACAATGTGAAGACAGCGCAGATGGGTAAGATTGACCTGAGTATGGAAACGGTAAAATCGGTGCCGGCACTACTGGGTGAAGTAGATGTATTGAAGGTGCTACAGTTACTGCCGGGTGTACGCAATGCCGGCGAAGGCAATGCTGGTTTTTATGTACGCGGTGGTGGGCCAGATCAAAATCTTATTTTACTCGATGATGCGGTGGTGTATAATTCCGGCCACCTGTTTGGGTTCTTTTCTGTTTTCAATTCCGATGCTATCAAAAATGTTTCGCTGATAAAAGGAGGGATGCCATCGCAATATGGTGGCAGGCTATCATCGGTTGTGGATGTAACACTGAAAGAAGGCAACATGAACAAGACGCAGATAGATGCCGGCATTGGCGCTATCGCTTCGCGCTTTTCAATTCAGGGGCCAATAGTGAAAGACAAAGCATCGTACATAGTTTCTGCACGCCGTACATATATCGATGTGCTTACAAAACCTTTCCTTAGTAAAGACAGCGATTTCAGGGGCTCCGGTTATTACTTCTACGACCTGAACCTAAAGATGAACTACATTGTTTCAGAAAAGGACAGGGTGTACCTGAGTGGCTATTTCGGCCGCGATGTTTTTAACTATAATAACAACCGCCGCGGCTTCAATACCAATATTCCATGGGGAAATTCTACAGCTACTTTTCGATGGAACCATGTTTTCAACCGCAAGTTGTTTAGTAATGTATCGCTCGTATACAACGATTATAATTTTGCTTTTGCGGCTACACAAAATGATTTCCGCATCAAGTTGTCATCAGGCATCCGCGACCTGAATGCAAAGTTTGACTTTGACTACTTCGCTTCTCCAAAACATAAGGTAAAGTTTGGCGGCCTGTATACGCATCATACTTTCTTCCCAAATATATTGACAGCAGAGCAAGGCGCTACTACATTTACGCCCAACAATGCCAACAAAAAATACGCTAATGAATATGCCTTATATATACAAGATGATTGGGATGTTTCGGATAAAGTGAAATTGAACTATGGTTTGCGGTATGGAGCCTTTCAGCAGGTAGGACGCTATATGAGTTATAAGAAAGATGTGAATGGCAATAAGACTGACAGCACATTTTTCGGAAGTGGAGAGACGGTGAAACTTTATGGTGGTTTGGAACCACGTGCTACGCTGCGGTATTCTCTGAATGATTATTCTTCTTTGAAATTTGCTGTTAGCAGAAACCTGCAGTATATACACCTGGTAAGTAATTCCGGCACTACGCTTCCTACGGATCTTTGGGTTCCAAGCACGGAGAATGTGAAGCCGCAGATCAGCTGGCAGTATGCAGCCGGCTACTTCCGCAATTTTGCAAACAGCATGTTTGAAACTTCAGTGGAGTTGTATTACAAGAACATGCAGAACCAGATTGAATATCGTGAAGGTTATACGCCATCATTATCCGATCCTGAACAGGATTTTACTTTTGGCCGCGGGTGGAGTTATGGTGCAGAGTTTTTTGTAAATAAAGTGAAGGGAAGGTTCACCGGTTGGGTAGGGTATACCCTTAGCTGGACTTGGCGGCGTTTCCCTTTCTTAAACAACAACGAGAAGTTTCCCAGCAAGTTTGACCGCAGGCACGACATGAGTGTGGTGGGCACTTACGAGATCAATAAAAAGTGGAAGTTGTCTTCGGTTTTCATTTACGGTACAGGCAATGCTGTTACAGTGCCGGAAAGATTTTACTTTATCAATGGCATTTTAACCCAAGAGAATGGGCGCATTAATTCTTACAGGCTTGCGCCTTATCACAGGTTAGATTTTTCAGCTACTTATGCGCCTACACCTAAGAAGAATAGAAAGTTCCAGTCTAATTGGGTGTTTAGCATTTACAATGTATATAGCAGGCAAAATCCATATTTCATTTACTTCAACCAATCTGGCAGCCCGGCTACAGGTAATTTAAAAATAGATGCTACCCAGGTGTCACTGTTTCCCATCATCCCATCAGTCACGTGGAATGTGAAGATCTGA
- a CDS encoding glutamine--tRNA ligase/YqeY domain fusion protein produces MSEEKSLNFIEEIIEQDLAAGKYKNIVTRFPPEPNGYLHIGHAKSICLNFGLAIKYGGKTNLRFDDTNPVKEDQEYVDSIKEDVKWLGFEWAQELYASDYFQTLYDYAVKLIKIGLAYVDDSTPEEIAKQKGTPTEPGTGNEFRNRSVDENLDLFERMKNGEFKDGERVLRAKIDLASPNMHMRDPLMYRIKHAHHHRTGNEWCIYPMYDFAHGQSDSIENITHSLCTLEFIPHRELYDWFIEKLEIFPSHQFEFARLNLNYTVMSKRRLLQLVNDKHVEGWDDPRMPTIAALRRRGYTPESVRNFCDRIGVAKRENIIDVGLLEFFVREHLNKIALRRMAVLDPVKLVITNYPEGQVEQLVAENNPEAEDGGGTRELPFAREVWIEREDFMEEPPKKFFRLGPGLMVRLKHAYIVKCTGFKKDDAGNVVEVHAEYIPESRSGSDTSGINVKGTIHWVSVIHALTAEVRLYDRLFKVEEPGNEEGDFKDYINPDSLQVLPKVYIEPALRHVSFGERYQFLRKGYFCLDEDSSEDRLVFNRTVSLKDTWAKEAKKN; encoded by the coding sequence ATGTCGGAAGAAAAAAGTTTAAATTTTATAGAGGAGATCATTGAGCAGGATCTTGCTGCTGGCAAATACAAAAACATTGTCACCCGTTTTCCTCCAGAACCTAATGGTTATTTACATATTGGTCATGCTAAAAGCATCTGCCTGAATTTTGGCCTTGCTATCAAGTATGGCGGAAAAACCAACCTTCGTTTCGATGATACCAATCCTGTGAAAGAAGACCAGGAATATGTAGATAGTATAAAGGAAGATGTAAAATGGCTGGGCTTTGAATGGGCGCAGGAACTATATGCATCTGACTATTTTCAAACACTATACGACTATGCTGTAAAGCTTATAAAGATAGGGCTGGCATACGTGGATGATAGTACACCGGAAGAAATAGCCAAACAAAAAGGTACACCAACAGAACCAGGAACCGGTAATGAATTCCGCAACCGTTCAGTAGATGAAAACCTTGACCTTTTTGAGCGAATGAAGAATGGTGAATTCAAAGACGGCGAAAGAGTATTACGTGCTAAGATAGACCTTGCTAGTCCTAACATGCACATGCGCGACCCGCTGATGTACCGCATCAAGCATGCACATCATCACCGCACCGGCAATGAGTGGTGCATTTATCCTATGTATGATTTTGCGCATGGCCAAAGTGATAGCATTGAGAATATCACGCACTCGCTATGTACGCTGGAGTTTATTCCGCACCGCGAACTGTATGATTGGTTCATTGAGAAACTGGAGATATTTCCAAGTCATCAATTTGAATTTGCGCGCTTAAACCTGAACTACACCGTGATGAGTAAGCGCCGCTTACTGCAGTTGGTAAATGACAAGCATGTGGAAGGATGGGACGATCCACGCATGCCTACCATTGCTGCGCTTCGCCGCCGTGGTTATACGCCGGAGAGCGTTCGCAACTTTTGCGACAGGATAGGAGTGGCCAAACGTGAGAACATCATTGATGTAGGATTGTTGGAATTCTTTGTACGCGAACACCTGAATAAAATAGCGCTGCGCCGCATGGCTGTACTCGACCCGGTAAAACTGGTTATTACCAATTATCCTGAAGGACAGGTGGAGCAGTTGGTTGCTGAAAATAATCCTGAAGCAGAAGATGGTGGTGGTACACGTGAATTACCTTTTGCACGAGAGGTTTGGATAGAGCGGGAAGATTTTATGGAAGAGCCTCCGAAGAAATTCTTCAGGCTTGGACCAGGCTTAATGGTGCGTTTAAAACATGCTTACATCGTTAAATGCACAGGCTTCAAAAAAGATGATGCAGGCAATGTGGTAGAAGTGCATGCTGAATATATTCCTGAAAGCCGCAGTGGCAGCGATACCAGCGGTATCAATGTAAAAGGAACCATTCATTGGGTGAGCGTTATTCATGCGCTGACTGCCGAAGTAAGGTTGTACGACCGCCTTTTCAAAGTAGAAGAGCCGGGCAATGAAGAAGGTGATTTTAAAGATTATATAAATCCTGATAGTTTGCAGGTACTGCCTAAAGTATACATAGAACCAGCTTTGCGTCATGTTAGTTTTGGTGAACGTTACCAGTTCTTGCGCAAGGGCTACTTCTGCCTGGATGAAGACAGCAGTGAAGACAGGCTCGTATTCAATCGCACGGTTTCTTTAAAAGATACTTGGGCAAAAGAAGCGAAGAAGAATTAA